The following proteins come from a genomic window of Pirellulales bacterium:
- a CDS encoding polysaccharide biosynthesis tyrosine autokinase: protein MESNDYQPLSRDRAITVAPAVTRPLTPYFQPSANLDSDASLTAGSVLAAFRRWFWAAAPIGLLAAIAAGVLVWYYAVPTYRAVAWLQVDGSSPFIAFPQAPEHKANPFVQTQIELIRSPLVLEEAVQSAAIKDLPLIRESAAPAAWLSKKLGVESVGMSDLLQISIETDSAQNAAKIVNAVVDAYVNYEMGQYVKRNTRIIELLERERVRRRDELQHMQAGFYDMAKAAGRSLLIATDEQELGLAKNSVDNLQEELASTEVESEVLAAKVAALEEDIKRGDGGPPLGAVEQTLDQNPHVMRLHEMLAMKRASLSQAHIVSRDQVNDPVLKKLQLEIEQFEKQLEELRSSMRPHAQQVVAGSWRDQRRDDLSQMKSQLEAYSVLKKNLKNRIETERSKLGLDDKDSWKLQSARSDLVLAEQVLEQISTRAEALRTEVQAPSQVHVLRPAVVPRLPETGAPHLKVAAASLGAFAMPFLAVLLFERRARRITEPLHIVQEANVPVVGEVTRLRLGPLDRRGRLMGPSARDCLAFEESVEYVRTNLLARDELQDVQVLAVASAVSGEGKTQLASHLATSLARAQHARTLVIDADIRSPDLHQQFRVSNSPGLVDVLDGAVDWRDAVTPTSIEGLDMLAAGRRGGRSPHGLLTTGRLETFLAEVRDVYRYIVIDCPPVLLVGDALVLGKLADGTVLATLHNRSRGPEVRLAFERLDNAGAKVLGAVLSGVAPRTYVYSH from the coding sequence ATGGAATCGAACGACTACCAACCACTTTCGCGTGATCGAGCGATTACCGTGGCGCCGGCCGTGACGCGACCGCTGACGCCTTACTTTCAGCCGAGCGCGAACCTCGACAGCGATGCGTCGCTGACCGCCGGTAGCGTGCTGGCAGCCTTTCGCCGCTGGTTCTGGGCGGCGGCGCCGATCGGCCTGTTGGCGGCGATCGCAGCGGGTGTGCTGGTGTGGTACTACGCGGTGCCGACCTATCGCGCTGTGGCGTGGCTTCAGGTGGATGGATCGAGTCCGTTCATCGCGTTTCCGCAGGCGCCGGAACACAAGGCAAACCCGTTCGTGCAGACGCAGATCGAACTGATTCGCAGTCCGCTAGTGCTGGAAGAGGCGGTGCAATCGGCGGCAATTAAAGACTTGCCGCTGATCCGCGAAAGCGCCGCGCCCGCTGCCTGGCTGTCGAAAAAGCTGGGGGTCGAATCGGTGGGCATGTCGGACTTATTGCAGATTTCGATCGAGACCGACTCGGCACAAAACGCGGCCAAGATCGTCAACGCCGTCGTCGACGCGTACGTGAACTACGAAATGGGGCAGTACGTCAAGCGGAACACGCGCATCATCGAGCTATTGGAACGCGAGAGGGTGCGGCGACGCGACGAGTTGCAGCACATGCAAGCGGGCTTCTACGACATGGCCAAGGCCGCCGGGCGCAGCCTGCTGATTGCTACAGACGAGCAGGAGCTGGGACTGGCCAAAAACAGCGTGGACAACCTGCAAGAAGAGTTGGCGTCGACCGAAGTGGAGAGCGAAGTGCTGGCGGCCAAGGTCGCGGCGCTCGAGGAAGATATCAAGCGTGGCGATGGCGGACCGCCCCTTGGCGCGGTGGAACAAACGCTGGACCAGAATCCGCACGTGATGCGGTTGCACGAAATGTTGGCGATGAAGCGCGCCAGTTTGTCGCAGGCGCACATTGTGTCGCGCGATCAGGTGAACGATCCGGTTTTGAAAAAGCTGCAGCTTGAGATCGAGCAATTCGAAAAGCAGTTGGAAGAGCTGCGCAGTAGTATGCGGCCGCATGCCCAACAAGTAGTGGCGGGTTCGTGGCGAGATCAGCGGCGCGACGATTTGTCGCAGATGAAGTCGCAACTCGAAGCGTATTCAGTGCTCAAGAAGAATCTCAAAAATCGGATTGAGACCGAGCGCTCGAAGCTAGGGCTGGACGACAAAGATTCTTGGAAGCTGCAATCGGCGCGTTCCGACTTGGTGTTGGCCGAGCAAGTGCTGGAACAGATCTCGACGCGCGCGGAGGCGCTGCGGACCGAGGTGCAGGCGCCGTCGCAGGTGCATGTGCTACGGCCCGCAGTGGTTCCTCGTCTGCCGGAAACCGGCGCCCCGCATCTAAAGGTCGCGGCGGCAAGTTTAGGCGCGTTCGCCATGCCTTTCCTGGCGGTGCTGCTGTTCGAGCGCAGGGCGCGACGGATCACCGAGCCATTGCACATCGTGCAAGAGGCCAATGTGCCCGTGGTGGGCGAGGTGACCCGGTTGCGCCTCGGTCCGCTGGATCGGCGTGGCCGGCTGATGGGACCCTCTGCCCGCGATTGCCTGGCATTTGAGGAGAGCGTGGAGTATGTGCGCACCAATCTGTTGGCGCGCGACGAATTGCAAGATGTGCAAGTGCTGGCTGTGGCCAGTGCGGTGAGCGGCGAAGGCAAGACGCAATTGGCTTCGCATTTGGCGACCAGCTTGGCGCGGGCGCAGCACGCTCGCACGCTGGTGATCGACGCCGATATTCGCAGTCCCGATCTACATCAACAGTTTCGTGTGTCGAACTCGCCGGGCTTGGTCGACGTGCTGGACGGCGCCGTGGATTGGCGCGACGCGGTGACGCCAACCTCGATCGAGGGCTTGGACATGTTGGCAGCCGGACGCCGCGGGGGGCGCAGCCCGCACGGTCTGCTGACCACGGGGCGTCTGGAAACTTTTCTTGCGGAAGTGCGCGACGTCTATCGCTACATCGTGATCGATTGCCCGCCCGTGCTGCTGGTTGGCGATGCGTTGGTGCTGGGCAAGCTGGCGGACGGCACCGTATTGGCGACGCTACACAACCGCAGTCGCGGACCAGAAGTTCGGCTGGCCTTTGAGCGCCTCGACAACGCGGGCGCCAAGGTGCTGGGCGCCGTCTTGAGCGGGGTGGCGCCGCGCACCTATGTGTATTCGCATTAG
- a CDS encoding polysaccharide biosynthesis/export family protein, protein MTMGNMCHQRHGIGLALFAALVAVSMTGCHTLRGQHKDVVPLPPVAPDVPKELMMTTLPPYDIAPPDILLVDAIRVVPRGTYVVSPTDELLIQATGTYPEYPIAGPYLVESDGTVNLGPVYGSVKVAGKSLNEARVAIDAHLRRSLTSPSVSVSLGATAGRQQISGEHLVAPDGTITLGSYGQVFVAGLTVMQAKKTIEAHLAQYLESPEVAVDMYAYNSKTFFVVLEGGGYGDMVYEFPYMGNETVLSSIAKVNGLQQVSSKKIWVSRPAPDGTGCYQVLPVDWCAITKGGSTATNYQVLPGDRVFVQEDHWYSFDTWVGKVLSPFERVLGFTLLGTATVQAAKFRNNNGVGFF, encoded by the coding sequence ATGACCATGGGGAATATGTGCCACCAGCGCCACGGAATCGGCCTGGCACTCTTCGCCGCGCTCGTCGCCGTTAGCATGACCGGTTGCCACACATTGCGCGGTCAGCACAAAGACGTTGTGCCGCTGCCGCCGGTTGCGCCGGACGTGCCCAAAGAATTGATGATGACCACGCTGCCGCCTTACGACATCGCGCCGCCCGACATCTTGCTGGTCGACGCGATTCGCGTGGTGCCGCGCGGCACGTACGTGGTGTCGCCGACCGACGAATTGTTGATTCAAGCCACCGGCACATACCCCGAGTATCCGATCGCGGGCCCCTATTTGGTGGAAAGCGATGGCACGGTGAACCTCGGACCGGTGTACGGCAGTGTGAAGGTTGCTGGCAAGAGCTTGAACGAGGCGCGGGTCGCCATCGACGCGCATCTGCGACGTTCGCTCACCAGTCCTTCGGTGTCGGTGAGTCTGGGGGCAACCGCCGGGCGGCAACAAATTTCGGGCGAGCATCTAGTGGCCCCAGACGGCACCATCACTCTCGGCAGCTACGGGCAGGTGTTCGTGGCCGGTCTGACGGTGATGCAGGCCAAGAAGACCATCGAGGCGCATTTGGCGCAATATCTCGAATCGCCAGAAGTGGCGGTGGACATGTACGCCTACAACAGCAAGACGTTTTTCGTCGTGCTGGAAGGGGGCGGCTACGGAGACATGGTTTACGAATTCCCGTACATGGGGAACGAAACCGTGCTGAGCTCCATCGCCAAAGTGAACGGCTTGCAGCAGGTGTCGTCGAAGAAAATCTGGGTCTCGCGGCCGGCGCCAGACGGCACCGGTTGCTACCAGGTGCTGCCGGTCGATTGGTGCGCCATCACCAAAGGAGGCTCGACAGCGACGAACTACCAGGTTCTGCCGGGAGACCGCGTCTTCGTGCAGGAAGATCACTGGTACTCGTTCGACACCTGGGTGGGCAAGGTGCTGTCGCCATTCGAGCGGGTTCTCGGATTCACGTTGCTTGGCACCGCTACGGTACAAGCGGCCAAGTTCCGCAACAACAACGGCGTTGGCTTCTTTTAA
- a CDS encoding glycosyltransferase family 4 protein, which yields MDRLHVVVLDEELPYPLTSGKRIRSANLITRLARRHRITYVCHRNSSASEAAAAREYFEDHGIATIVVDRRVPPQHGLGFYYRLAANLLSPLPYSVASHTSRELNQAVAGLAARERVDLWQCEWTPYAAAMRGMLDARWVVMAHNVESLIWQRYFETEQQSLRRWYIEKQWRKFAVFERAAFAAANCTIAVSDADAELAEREFGARQVAVVDNGVDTQFFTPGDGPREAERLLFLGSLDWRPNQDGVRHFLEHVFPLVRQGAPRCELDIVGRNPPPWLNALVAATPGARLCANVPDVRPWLRSATLMVTPLRIGGGSRLKILESLACELPVVSTTVGCEGLELEAGRHLTVADSPDEFAACVLARLCDRSGSAQQARAGREVVLRRYDWDALADRLDEVWRTYAEAASAQLVGTA from the coding sequence ATGGACCGCTTGCACGTCGTTGTACTCGATGAGGAGCTGCCTTACCCGTTGACCTCGGGTAAGCGCATCCGCAGCGCAAACCTGATAACCCGGCTTGCGCGACGGCATCGCATTACCTATGTGTGCCATCGCAATAGCAGCGCCAGTGAAGCAGCGGCCGCGCGGGAATATTTTGAGGACCACGGAATCGCGACGATCGTAGTGGATCGCCGCGTGCCGCCGCAGCATGGCCTGGGGTTCTATTACCGATTGGCCGCAAATCTCTTGTCGCCGCTACCGTATTCTGTGGCATCGCACACCAGTCGGGAACTGAACCAGGCAGTGGCCGGTTTAGCGGCGCGCGAACGTGTCGACCTTTGGCAATGTGAATGGACGCCGTACGCCGCCGCAATGCGCGGAATGCTGGACGCCCGTTGGGTGGTCATGGCGCACAATGTGGAGTCGCTGATCTGGCAGCGCTATTTTGAGACGGAGCAGCAGTCGCTGCGCCGCTGGTACATCGAGAAGCAATGGCGCAAATTCGCCGTGTTTGAGCGCGCCGCTTTTGCGGCAGCTAATTGCACAATCGCAGTGAGCGACGCCGACGCGGAGTTGGCGGAGCGCGAATTTGGCGCGCGACAGGTGGCGGTGGTCGACAACGGAGTGGACACCCAATTTTTCACGCCGGGGGATGGACCGCGCGAAGCGGAGCGACTGCTGTTTCTCGGTAGCCTGGACTGGCGGCCTAATCAGGATGGTGTGCGGCATTTCTTAGAACACGTGTTCCCCCTGGTGCGCCAAGGGGCGCCACGTTGCGAACTGGACATTGTGGGCCGCAATCCACCGCCGTGGCTGAACGCGTTGGTGGCGGCCACGCCGGGGGCGCGATTGTGCGCCAATGTTCCCGACGTGCGTCCGTGGCTGCGAAGCGCCACTTTGATGGTGACGCCGTTGCGCATTGGTGGGGGCTCGCGATTGAAAATCTTGGAATCCTTGGCGTGCGAACTGCCAGTGGTGAGCACCACGGTTGGCTGTGAGGGACTGGAGCTGGAGGCCGGCCGCCATTTGACGGTGGCCGACTCTCCGGATGAATTTGCGGCCTGCGTGCTGGCGAGGCTTTGTGATCGCAGCGGTTCGGCGCAACAAGCCCGCGCCGGCCGCGAGGTGGTGCTCCGACGCTATGACTGGGATGCCCTGGCCGACCGGCTGGACGAAGTGTGGCGGACATACGCCGAGGCAGCAAGCGCTCAATTGGTCGGAACGGCATAA
- a CDS encoding glycosyltransferase family 2 protein, which translates to MSIITSRAKLRARPTPVAAPAEPFLSVVVPIRNEERFIGQTLADLVSQDWDPARVEILVVDGESVDATRDVVMRFVERFQHVRLLRNPKCWSSAARNIGVATSRGDYVLIIDAHCEIPDTNYFRCLCDAFARSGADAIGRPQPLDVTGASARQRAIAAARSSPLGHHPSSYIYSYAESYVPAHSVAVAYRRAVFDKIGWFDESFDACEDVEFNQRFDDAKLTCFFTPQVLVRYHPRPSLRALFKQMTRYGQGRARLACKHPETISLGSFLPAMFVLGLIVGLPLSWLNPYLALVYASVCALYVFIVLATSLQIVARRPNQWRLGAWLPLVFPAIHIGAGFGLLRELVMVGLRRGKPAAATALPTKPR; encoded by the coding sequence ATGAGCATCATCACCTCGCGCGCTAAACTACGCGCTCGGCCAACTCCGGTTGCCGCACCGGCAGAGCCCTTTCTATCGGTCGTCGTGCCGATCCGCAACGAAGAGCGTTTCATCGGACAAACCTTGGCCGACTTGGTGAGCCAGGATTGGGATCCCGCGCGCGTGGAAATTCTGGTCGTCGATGGCGAGTCGGTCGACGCCACACGCGATGTGGTGATGCGGTTCGTCGAGCGCTTTCAACATGTGCGGCTACTGCGCAACCCCAAGTGCTGGTCGAGCGCAGCGCGCAATATTGGTGTGGCCACCAGTCGCGGCGACTATGTGTTGATTATCGACGCGCACTGCGAGATTCCTGATACGAACTATTTTCGCTGTTTATGCGACGCCTTTGCCCGCAGCGGCGCCGACGCGATCGGTCGACCGCAGCCGCTGGACGTGACCGGCGCTTCGGCACGGCAGCGCGCCATTGCGGCGGCGCGCTCGTCGCCGCTGGGTCATCACCCATCGTCGTATATTTATTCCTATGCGGAAAGCTACGTTCCGGCGCACAGCGTGGCGGTTGCCTACCGCCGCGCGGTATTTGACAAGATTGGCTGGTTCGACGAATCGTTCGACGCCTGCGAGGATGTAGAGTTCAATCAGCGCTTCGACGACGCGAAGCTGACGTGCTTTTTCACACCGCAGGTGCTGGTGCGCTACCATCCGCGTCCGAGTCTAAGAGCGCTGTTCAAGCAGATGACACGGTATGGCCAGGGGCGGGCCCGGCTCGCTTGCAAGCATCCCGAGACAATCTCGCTAGGCAGCTTTCTGCCGGCGATGTTTGTTCTGGGGCTAATCGTTGGCTTACCGCTGTCGTGGCTCAATCCATACTTGGCGCTAGTCTACGCTTCGGTGTGCGCGCTTTATGTCTTCATTGTGCTGGCCACGAGTTTGCAGATTGTGGCGCGCCGACCGAACCAGTGGCGGCTGGGCGCTTGGCTGCCACTGGTGTTTCCAGCGATTCATATTGGCGCCGGGTTTGGCCTGCTGCGCGAGTTGGTGATGGTGGGGCTGCGCCGCGGCAAGCCCGCTGCTGCGACCGCGTTGCCCACGAAACCGCGCTAA
- the rsgA gene encoding ribosome small subunit-dependent GTPase A codes for MSKKKQRQIRTDFRKNRVERQRKVNFTRDFAAGEPEEIDSVREERISGKGELSRRRTVRAADETACADDSNSQPVLAVDEAVCLAGRVLKVNGLLSTVETADGRRYQCATRRLLKTISTDLRHVVVAGDHVLIRPADDKEGIIERVERRYGVLSRASRGRQHTIVANVDQLLIVGSAAEPYLKPNLIDRYLMSAEKAHIRPLIVINKIDLVEPAGLMPLVGVYSQMGYPVILTSARSGTGVDRLRRELVDRQTAVVGQSGVGKSSLLNATEPGLALRVASVSQETQKGRHTTTTAELLRTQSGGYLVDTPGIRQFQLWDIVPAEVQNYFRDLRPYVGLCKFPDCSHTHEEECAVKDAVADDLLDVRRYESYLSILEGSLDDLEDWS; via the coding sequence GTGAGCAAGAAGAAACAGCGTCAAATCCGAACCGACTTTCGCAAGAACCGCGTCGAGCGACAGCGCAAGGTCAATTTCACGCGCGATTTCGCCGCCGGCGAACCGGAGGAAATCGATTCGGTTCGTGAAGAACGGATCAGCGGCAAGGGAGAATTGTCGCGCCGGCGCACCGTGCGCGCGGCGGACGAAACGGCCTGCGCAGACGACAGCAATTCGCAACCCGTGCTCGCGGTCGACGAGGCTGTTTGCCTCGCGGGTCGCGTGCTCAAGGTCAACGGGCTTTTGAGCACGGTCGAGACCGCCGACGGTCGGCGATATCAATGCGCCACGCGACGGCTGCTCAAGACCATCAGCACCGACCTGCGGCACGTCGTCGTCGCCGGCGACCATGTGCTGATCCGGCCCGCCGACGATAAGGAAGGCATCATCGAACGCGTCGAGCGGCGCTATGGCGTGCTCAGTCGCGCTAGCCGCGGCCGTCAGCACACCATCGTCGCCAATGTTGATCAGCTCTTGATCGTCGGCAGCGCCGCCGAGCCGTACCTCAAGCCGAATTTGATCGACCGCTATCTGATGTCGGCCGAGAAGGCCCATATTCGACCGTTGATCGTCATCAACAAGATCGATCTGGTCGAACCGGCCGGGCTGATGCCGCTGGTCGGCGTGTACAGTCAGATGGGCTACCCGGTGATTCTCACCAGCGCCCGCAGCGGAACTGGCGTCGATCGACTGCGGCGCGAGCTTGTCGATCGGCAGACTGCCGTCGTCGGTCAGAGCGGCGTCGGCAAGAGCTCGCTGCTTAACGCCACTGAGCCCGGACTGGCGCTGCGCGTCGCCTCGGTCAGCCAGGAGACTCAAAAGGGACGCCACACGACCACCACCGCCGAACTGCTGCGCACGCAGTCGGGGGGCTATCTCGTCGATACGCCGGGCATCCGCCAGTTTCAACTTTGGGACATCGTGCCCGCCGAGGTGCAGAACTATTTTCGCGATCTGCGTCCGTACGTTGGGCTGTGCAAGTTCCCGGATTGCTCGCACACGCACGAAGAAGAATGCGCGGTCAAAGACGCCGTGGCCGACGACTTGCTGGACGTGCGCCGCTACGAGAGCTACCTGAGCATTCTTGAAGGCTCGTTGGACGACCTTGAAGATTGGTCGTGA
- a CDS encoding glycosyltransferase, whose translation MRIATKERVQVHGAGHKLVADNGQPVRVCFVIDRLRAAGTERQLLGLIEHLDRRRVAPVLCLLDGRDALSAQLAPRDCPVHALGVRSLHKPHTMAAAARFVRLLRQERIEVVQTHFPDSTYFAAPLARLSGARVVRTRRDLGYWMQAHDRVLGRLLNRWLVDATLANCEACRRAVIADEAAEPQSVFVMENGAELDRYKEISAPDWSDNAPRRIGLVANLRPVKAPELFVRAAIELCARHPQVTFHLAGEGELQAPLRRLIGERSLAHRILLHGSISDLPAFLSTLHIGALTSQSEGLSNAIVEYMAAGRAIVATSVGGNPELIEHESTGLLVPPGDLGALTKALERLLLDPHLAARLGARARQTAHRRFAWATAARRAECFYAKLVGRQFSELAAVVDVPETRASVDMLAPTLV comes from the coding sequence ATGCGCATCGCAACAAAAGAGCGTGTGCAAGTGCATGGCGCCGGCCACAAGCTCGTGGCCGACAATGGCCAGCCCGTCCGCGTGTGTTTTGTGATCGATCGGCTGCGCGCGGCAGGGACGGAACGACAATTGTTGGGACTCATTGAACACTTGGACCGGCGGCGCGTGGCGCCGGTGTTGTGTCTGTTGGACGGGCGCGACGCGCTATCTGCGCAGCTCGCGCCGCGCGATTGTCCCGTCCACGCGCTTGGCGTGCGTTCGCTACACAAGCCGCACACCATGGCCGCGGCAGCGAGGTTTGTGCGGCTGCTCCGGCAAGAGCGCATCGAAGTTGTGCAAACGCACTTTCCAGACAGTACCTATTTTGCCGCGCCACTGGCGCGACTGTCCGGCGCGCGGGTGGTGCGCACTCGGCGCGATCTGGGCTACTGGATGCAGGCGCACGACCGCGTGCTGGGGCGGCTGTTGAATCGCTGGCTAGTCGACGCGACGCTGGCGAATTGTGAGGCGTGTCGCCGCGCGGTCATCGCCGACGAGGCCGCCGAACCGCAGAGTGTGTTCGTCATGGAGAACGGCGCCGAACTCGACCGGTATAAGGAGATTTCGGCGCCCGACTGGAGCGATAACGCGCCGCGCCGCATCGGCCTGGTCGCGAACCTGCGTCCCGTGAAGGCGCCGGAATTGTTTGTGCGCGCCGCGATCGAATTGTGTGCCCGGCATCCACAGGTCACCTTTCATTTGGCCGGCGAGGGCGAACTTCAAGCGCCGCTGAGGCGTCTCATTGGCGAGCGGTCGCTCGCGCATCGCATCTTACTGCATGGCTCAATCAGCGACTTGCCGGCGTTCTTGTCGACACTGCACATCGGGGCTCTGACGTCGCAATCGGAAGGGCTCTCAAACGCCATTGTCGAGTACATGGCGGCCGGGCGCGCCATCGTGGCGACTAGTGTCGGGGGCAACCCCGAGTTGATCGAGCACGAATCGACCGGACTGCTAGTCCCGCCAGGCGATTTGGGCGCATTGACTAAGGCGCTAGAGCGACTGCTACTCGATCCACATTTGGCAGCTCGACTAGGTGCTCGAGCGCGCCAGACGGCGCATCGGCGCTTTGCTTGGGCGACAGCCGCACGTCGTGCGGAATGCTTCTACGCCAAGCTGGTGGGGCGCCAATTCTCGGAATTAGCTGCGGTTGTTGATGTGCCAGAGACTCGTGCCTCAGTCGACATGCTGGCGCCTACGCTCGTTTAA
- a CDS encoding deoxyribonuclease IV — MSIAGGYYKAVEIAQAAGCDCVQLFTKNNNQWRAKELTDDDVSRFQGALAKLRISHPIAHNSYLINLASPDDALWKKSIDAFVVELLRAERLGIPYVVAHPGAFVTSSEEAGIARIALALDEVHRQTRGIGAQCLLETTAGQGSCLGCRFEQLAAILEHVSDPDRLGICVDTCHVFAAGYPLAPEKDYEATMTALDRLIGAPLVKAFHLNDSKRELGSRVDRHEHIGQGHLGLEPFRLLMNDTRFSQVPMYLETPKGKRDDEELDVINLRTLRDLIRK, encoded by the coding sequence ATGTCGATTGCCGGCGGCTATTACAAGGCCGTCGAGATTGCCCAGGCTGCCGGCTGCGATTGCGTCCAGTTGTTCACCAAGAACAACAATCAGTGGCGGGCCAAGGAGTTGACCGACGACGATGTGAGCCGCTTTCAGGGGGCGCTGGCCAAACTGCGAATCAGTCACCCGATCGCGCACAACTCGTATCTGATCAATCTGGCCAGTCCCGACGACGCGCTGTGGAAGAAGTCGATCGACGCCTTCGTGGTCGAACTTCTGCGGGCCGAGCGACTCGGCATTCCGTACGTCGTGGCACATCCTGGGGCCTTTGTTACCAGCAGCGAGGAAGCGGGAATCGCCCGCATCGCGCTGGCGCTAGATGAGGTGCATCGGCAGACCCGTGGCATCGGCGCACAGTGTTTGCTGGAGACGACCGCCGGACAAGGGTCTTGTCTGGGCTGCCGCTTCGAGCAGTTGGCGGCGATTTTGGAACATGTGAGCGACCCGGACCGACTCGGCATCTGCGTCGACACCTGCCATGTCTTCGCGGCGGGCTACCCGCTGGCGCCCGAAAAGGACTACGAAGCGACGATGACCGCGCTCGATCGCTTGATCGGCGCGCCGCTCGTCAAGGCGTTTCATCTGAACGACAGCAAGCGCGAGCTTGGCTCGCGCGTCGATCGGCACGAACATATCGGCCAAGGGCATCTCGGCTTGGAGCCGTTTCGGCTGCTGATGAACGACACGCGCTTCAGCCAAGTGCCAATGTACCTGGAAACACCGAAAGGAAAACGCGACGACGAAGAATTGGACGTGATCAATTTGCGAACGCTGCGCGACCTGATACGCAAGTGA
- a CDS encoding glycosyltransferase yields the protein MQLTSSRFFGSLEWQIVELTRYLPGHVRSTIVSFHEDGLCKSLLDQARRLGLNAVGLRHDTPHLRKASSELTGVLRSTQADLVCCHGYKANLLGRLAARRLGIPAIAIAHGWTGESRRIRLYEALDRRLLRYMDHVVCVSEGQSRKVDQLGVPRDRMSVIHNAVDVGRFVKPQRVFREELEEMFPRRPNRIVGAAGRLSPEKGFDVLIAAAEIVVRHNASIAFVVYGDGPLRDELEASVVEKGLKDRFFFAGFTSRLDKLIPCFDLLTLPSYTEGLPCVVLEALAAGVPVVATAVGGTPEVLIDGAAGYLTPPGDSAALADRIAAVLEDEQQRRSMGTFGRQFVRDKFSFAEQSERYLKLYESLCGRDMSPSRDESPIADALSASAEAVG from the coding sequence GTGCAGCTCACTTCATCCCGATTTTTTGGCAGCCTTGAGTGGCAGATCGTGGAGTTGACGCGGTATTTACCGGGCCATGTACGTTCAACGATTGTATCGTTTCACGAAGATGGCTTGTGCAAGTCGCTCTTGGACCAGGCGCGGCGACTCGGTTTGAACGCAGTGGGTCTGAGGCACGATACGCCGCACCTACGCAAGGCAAGCAGCGAATTGACCGGAGTGCTTCGTTCGACGCAGGCCGATCTCGTGTGCTGTCACGGCTACAAGGCCAATCTGTTGGGTCGGTTGGCAGCGCGGAGATTGGGGATTCCCGCCATTGCGATCGCGCATGGCTGGACAGGCGAGTCGCGGCGGATTCGCCTCTATGAAGCGCTCGACCGGCGCCTGTTGCGATACATGGACCATGTGGTCTGCGTGTCAGAAGGCCAATCGCGCAAAGTGGACCAATTGGGCGTGCCACGCGATCGGATGAGCGTGATTCACAACGCGGTCGATGTGGGCCGCTTTGTCAAACCGCAGCGGGTGTTCCGTGAGGAACTTGAGGAGATGTTTCCCCGGCGGCCCAATCGCATCGTCGGCGCCGCGGGAAGGCTGAGTCCGGAAAAGGGCTTCGATGTGTTGATCGCGGCGGCGGAGATCGTGGTGCGTCATAACGCGTCAATCGCGTTTGTGGTGTATGGCGACGGGCCGTTACGCGACGAGTTGGAAGCGAGCGTGGTCGAGAAGGGGTTGAAGGACCGCTTCTTCTTCGCGGGCTTCACCAGTCGATTGGACAAACTGATCCCCTGCTTCGATCTGCTGACGCTGCCTTCGTACACCGAAGGGCTGCCGTGCGTCGTGCTGGAAGCGCTGGCCGCCGGAGTGCCGGTGGTGGCGACAGCCGTGGGAGGAACTCCTGAAGTGCTGATTGACGGTGCAGCGGGCTACCTCACGCCACCGGGCGACTCGGCGGCGCTTGCCGACCGCATTGCGGCCGTGCTGGAAGACGAGCAGCAGCGGCGATCGATGGGAACGTTTGGTCGACAGTTCGTTCGGGACAAGTTCTCATTCGCCGAACAGAGCGAGCGCTATCTGAAGCTTTACGAATCGCTGTGCGGACGGGACATGAGTCCGTCGCGCGACGAGTCACCGATTGCCGATGCCCTATCGGCATCGGCGGAGGCTGTGGGCTGA